The genomic stretch GCCCCCCAGGCCTGCGCAATGCCGGGCGTGTCGTCCCGGCTGAGGTTATCCACGACGATGACCTCATGGGGGGCGTACGTCTGACGTTCAAGTGCGCGGAGGGTGGCGGGCAGGTACTTCGCTTCGTTCCACGCCGGGATGATCACGGTGAATTCCGGCATCCGCACAGCCTAGCAGGACTTCCGGGCAGCGGCAGCGCGACTGGCGGGTCGCCGTGAGTGCCGGGCGCTGGAGGGCCGTCACGGCGGGCCTGCTGGGGGTCACCGTGCTGAGCGCGGTGCTCGGCGAGGTGCTGGGCCGCGCCATGGGCTGGGGCGCCCTGGGGGGCGGCCCAGGCAGCGAGCCGAACGTGGCCGTCACGTTCGACGATGGCCCGTCGGAGCGCACCCACGAGTTGCTGGACGTCCTGAGGGAATTTGGGGTGCAGGCCACGTTTTTCGTGACGCAGCCCGCCTGCCGGGCCTTTCCCGCAGAGTTGCAGGCCACCGTGCAGGCCGGCCATCAGGTGGAAGCGCACGGGCGCTGGCACACCCACGCGCTGCTGCTGCAACCGTGGCGCGAATGGGCGCAGGTTCGCTGGCATCCCCGTATCCAGGAACTCCGTGCTCAGGAGCCGGGGTTCTTGGTCACAGGGCCGCTGCTGTACCGGCCTCCTTACGGCGGGCACAGCCCCTTCACACGGCTGCTGGCCCGCCTCCACCGCCGGCAGATTGCCCTGTGGGACGTGGAGGGCCGCGACTGGTTGAATCAGTCCGCCGAGATTCTCGCGGCGCAGACGCTGGCGCAGATGCGGCCCGGCAGTGTCGTGCTGTTGCACGACGGCCCCCAGGTGACCCCTGAACTCCTGAGGCTCGTCCTGAGCGGCCTGCACGCCAGGGGTTTAAGGGCGGTCACCCTGCATGAACTGCGTCCGCAGCGCCTGACCTGGCGGGCGGGCCTGAAACGCCTGCGCCGGAGTTACGGACGCTGATGAGGGAACCCGCCCATCCTGATCCCGTTCCCCCTCTGCTGCTGCCTGCCGCCCTGGCCCTTCCCCTGGGGCGCGGCACGCTGCTGGACGCCGGCGCCGAGGCTCAACTGTGCCCAGCGGCCGGTTCACTGGCGACGCAACTGGCCCGCCTGCACGACGACGTGGGCGAGCACCTTCACCGCCTCACCGGCACCCGGCCAGACTTGCCGCGCCGCAAGCCCCACCCCTGGACGGTGCTGACCGAGCGCGAACACCCCGCCTGGCCCCTGATGGCGCTCGGCCACCCGCCTGTCATTGCCGCCGACAGTACGCCCCACGTTGTCCGGCACCTCGCCACCGCCCACCTGGCGATGGACGCCGCCCGCTGCCACCAGTGGGCCGCCGACACGCACGCCAGGGACGGCTACGAGCCGCTGCGCCGCAGCCTGCCCGCCGAACAGCAGGGCACCTGGGCCGGGGTGAGCGCCACGGTGCTGACCGTGCAGGCCCAGCACGCCATGCTGCACGGCTGGGGGGTGCTGTCGGCCTACGTGGGCCTGCACCACGAGTGGCGTCAGCACGCGGCCCGGCAGATTCTCAGCGCCGTGACCACCCAGCCCGAGCTGCTGAACGACCCGTCCATCCTGGCGGCCACCACCCTGTGGGCCACCCTGTCCCTGCTGCACGGCGACCTGCCCCGCCCGCCAGGTGTGCAGGTGGGAAACGCTGCCCGCGCGCTGCGCTCACTTCCGGAACACACCGTCACCGCACCGTTGCCCAACCCCTCGCGCCTGCGCCGCCACCTGCAAGCCCTGCTGCCCGGTCTGACCGACCCGGAATTTGGTAGTCTGGCCGATCACCTGTACGGCCAGGTATCCACCAGCCCGGAAACCACACTCCGGCACACTTCCGGGCAACTCCTCACCCGCGCGCCGGGCCACACGGCGTACTGGTTGCGCCGCGCCGGGCAGGTGCAGGTCATCACGGTCGTGTCGGCGCAGGATGCTGGGGGCCTGGACGTGAGGGCCTGGCACTGGAACCTCTAGAGCAGGTCTCTGAAGTCGGAAAGGCACTTCGCCTAACTCCGTTCTTCGTCCTGCTCATCTCAATTCACTCGCGCTGCTCGGACAAAAGCGCTCGGTTCTTTGGCAGATGCTCTAGACTGCTGGATGCCGAATGAGTGATTTCGACGACCTGCAACTCACCCTGCACCGCACCGCCGAGCAGCGCCGCACCGAGCAGGAACTGTGCGAGCGGCTGCTCAACGGCCTGTACCATGCCCTGCGCACGGCGGGTGGGCGCGGTCAGCCGCTGAACAACGTGTCCATGGACATCGTGCCTGACCCCTTGCGGAGGCTGGTGCCGGTGCCGCTGGGTGAGTTTCACGCCGCCTGGTTTCGCCTGGGCCTGTGCGAGGTGCTGGTGCGCGTCCGCCTGCACGGCGAGGAATTTCACGGGGAATTCGGCACCAGCGGCGTGTTTCGCGTCACCGACCTGGACACCGACAGCGTGGCGGTGGTGGCCCGGCAGCTCCTGCGCGAAATCAACCGGATGTATCAGGGCCTTGAACCCGCAGACCTGAACCTGAATTAGGGCAGGGGTTCGGGAGGGGATGGAAAAATCAACGTAAGCAAAAGGGCTTTGCCCGCTTCCGACTGACCACGATCCTCTTACCGCAGGTTGAACATCATCACCACGTGGGCGCCGGTGCCGCCCAGCACGAACAGGTGCCAGATCTCGTGGAAACCGAACACGCCGGGGCGCGGGTTCCAGCGTTTGGTGGCGTAAACGATGGCCCCGGCCGTATACAGCAGCCCGCCTGCCGCCAGCCAGAAGATGGCCTGGGCGGGCAGGTTCCGGATCAGCTGCGGCAGCAGCGCCAGTGCCAGCCAGCCCATGCCCAGGTAAAGCAGGGTGCTGATCCAGCGCGGCAGATTCATCGTGAGGAGCTTCAGGGCAATGCCGGCCAACGCAATACCCCAGATGCCGTACAGCACGCCGCCGCGCCAGAACCCGTGCAGCCCGGAGTAGGCCACGGGCGTGTAGCTCCCGGCGATCAGCAGGAAGATGCCGGCATGATCCAGTTTCCGCAGCCACAGCAGCCCGCGTTCGCTGCCCCGGAAGGAGTGGTAGGCCGCCGAGGCCGCGTACAGGGCGGCCATGCTGACCAGAAACACCGTGAACGGCCAGCGCGCCAGCCCCGCCCGGTCAGCCCACCACAGCATGGGCAATAGCAGCAGCAGGGCCGCCAGCACGCCGGCCCAGTGGGTCAGGGCATTCACCGGTTCACGCAAGACAGACTGCAGGCTCACGCCTCAGGGTACGCCGGGGAAGCGCGGCGGATCGGGCGCGGTGAACTTTTCGGCTGTTCAGCGCGTCAGGGTGTGGGCGGCGCCGATGTACAGTTTCACGCCCTGCTCCAGCGCCTGTTCGTCCAGGTCGAACTTCGGGTGGTGGTGCGGGGCAGCGTCCGGGCCACCCGCGCCGATCAGCACGAAGGTGCCGGGGGCCTTGGTCATGTACGCGCTGAAGTCCTCGCTGCCCATCAGGGGGTTGGGGTTCGTGAGCAACTGGGCCTCAGGCAGCACCTGGCGCACCATCTCCTGAAGTTTTGCCGCCACCTCTGGGTCGTTCGTGGTGGCGCGGTAGCCCTGGATGTAATCGAACTGGTAGGTGGCCCCGTGCGCCTGCGTGATGCCTTTCGCAATGGCTTCCATCCGCTCTGGAATGAGGGTGCGAACCTCCGGATTGAAGGTGCGGACGGTGCCGCCCAGCGTTACGGTGTCCGGAATAACGTTCATGGCCTGCCCGCCTTCCAGTGTCGCCACCGTCACCACGGCCGTATCCATCGGGTCGAGGGTGCGCGACACGATGGTCTGGAACGCCAGGATAATCTGCGCGGCAATCACCACCGGGTCGATGGTCTGGTTCGGCATGGCCCCGTGACCGCCTTTCCCCTGAATTTTCAGGCTGAAGCGGTCGGCGGCGGCCATCAGCGGCCCGCCTTTCACCACCACCACACCGGTCGGCACCGGACTCATCAGGTGAATGCCCATCACGGTATCCACCCCGTCCATCAGGCCGGCATCCACCAGTTGCTGCGCTCCGCCGGGCGGCAATTCCTCGGCGTGCTGAAAGATAAAACGCACTTCACCGCTGAGCGTTTCCGGGTGCGCCGAGAGCATCCTGGCGGCCCCCAGCAGCATGGCGGTGTGCCCGTCGTGACCGCAGGCGTGCATGACGCCCTGGTTCTGCGAGGTGAACTCCAGCCCGGTTTCCTCCTGGATGGGCAGCGCGTCCATGTCGGCCCGCAGCAGCACCGTCTTGCCCGGCCCGGCCTGGCCCCTGAGCACCGCCAGCACGCTGGTGGGCGTGGGCCGCGAGACGCTCAGGTGGGGAAGTCGACGCAGCTCCTCCTCGACAAACTGCGCGGTGTGGTGCTCCTGAAAAGACAGTTCGGGATGGCGGTGCAGGTGACGCCGCCACTGAATGACCTGCTGCGAAAGTTCGGCGGGCACCTGCGTCCCGGGTATCCGCGTCTCGGGTGTCTGCGTCATAGGTCGACCTCCTGTGGTTTGGTGCTTCAGTGTAGTTCGGTGTCCGGAGGAAGTCCCGGCGGGTGCTCTAGAAACGAGCCGCCCGCCACATTCCTGGTGGCAGGCGACTGGTGGGGGCAGTCCTTTCCTTTACTTCTTCCCGTCGATGGTGATGTCCTCGAACGGCAGCAGGGTGCTGGGGCCGGGCATCCAGCCTTTCACGTAGGTGCGCGTAGCGCCCAGCGGGCGGCTATGCACGATGGGAAGGCGAACGTTCGCGTCATACGTGATCTGGTGAATCTGCGAGTAGGCCCTGGCCTGCGCCGCCTGGCTGCTGGACGCCGACGCCTGCCGCAACAGCTCGAAGATCTTGGGGCTGCGGTAGTTGCTGTCCAGCGAGGACTCATCGCCGTAATACGTGTAATAGAAGTTGTACGGGCTGGCGTAAGGGCCGGTCCAGCCGATCATGTACATGTCGAAGCCAGGGGCCTTGTTGCGGTCGTCGAGGTACTTGGCCCAGTCCTCGGTCTTGAGGTTGACCTTGACCCCGATGGCCGAGAGGTCGGCGGCCATCGCCTCGGCGATGGGTTTGGGCGTGGGAAAATATGGGCGGCTGACCGGCATGTACCACAGGTCAATCGAAAATCCGTTCGGGTAGCCCGCTTCCGCCAGCAGTTTCTTCGCAGCGGCCGGATCGAACCTGTAATCGTCCGGAACGTTCTTGCTGTTGGCCCAGCCCAGGGCCGGCGGCAGGAAGCTGGCGTCCGTGACGCCCAGGCCATTCCAGAACGCCTCCACGATGGCTTTTTTGTTCACCGCCATGCTGATGGCCCGGCGCACCTTGTCGTTTTTCAGGTACGTGTTGTTCATGTTCAGGCTCAGGAAACCCACGTTGAACGACGGCACCAGCACGGGCGTCAGGTTCTTGTCGCTCTTGACGGCATTCAGTTGTTCCGGGTTCAGGTCGGTCGTGAAGTCGATGGTTCCGGCCTTCAACTCGTTCAGGCGGGCCGCCGGGTCTTTGATGAAGCGCAGCACCAGCTGGTCGTAACTGGCCTTTTTGCCCCAGTGCGCCTTGTTGGGCGTCAGGACGATGCGGTCGCCGGTCTGCCAGCTTTGCATCACGAACGGCCCCGTTCCCACCGGCAGCGCGGCGGGCGTGCCGTACTTCGCCCCAGCTTTCTTGACCGCCGCCGGGCTGGCAATGCCGAAGAACGATGTGGCCAGCGTTTCCGGCAGCGGCGCGAAGGGGCGCGTCAGGGTAAACACCACCTTGTTCGCCCCGTCTGCCCGTACGCTTTTCAGCAGGCTGTTGCTCTCGCCCTTAAAGCCCCCGAAAATAAACTGCCAGGACGTGAAACTCTTGCCGGTCTCCTTCGCGCCGCCGGGGGCGTCTCTGTCCCACCAGCGGTTCACGTTGAACACCACGGCGTCGGCGTTGAAAGGCGTGCCATCGGTGAACTTCACGCCAGGACGCAGGAAGAACGTCCACTCGGTGGCGTCTTTGTTCGGTTTCCATTGCAGGGCCAGGCCCGGCGCCAGCTGCGACGTGCCCTTTTTGAACTTCACCAGCGGGTCGTAGACCAGCAGCTGCGGCATGCTGGAATTTCCGTCCGTAATGGTGCCGGAATCCAGCGACACGGGTTCACCCCCCGCACCGTAAACCAGGGTCGCGGCCTGGGCCAGACCGGCGACGAGCGAGAGGGACAAGGCGGCGAACACGGCTTTTTTCAGCATGAACGTCCTTCAGAAGTGCATTAGGAATGTGCCTGATTCTAAAGGGTGTCTGAAGGCCGGGGTGAAGGCTGTTTATCGTTATCGCGGGCACGAGCTTTATGTACAGAACTCCTGAGGCGTGTCCTTGCCGGCAATGTGACGCGCCGCCGGGCCGCTTGCGCCGGCCGCGCTATACTGGAGGCCGTTCCTCGAACGAAGGGTGGGGTAGTCCTCCACCTTTTTTCGTGGAGGAGGTGGTGAAACGGCCCGCGCCCACTCAGGCAGGCCACTACAATATGAATAACAACCCAGCCCAGAACAACACAGAGAACAACCAGAAACTCATCACCCTCGCCCAGGAAGCCGTGCAGCCCCTGGGGTTCGAGGTGCTGGAAGTCCAGCAGCAGAAACAGGGCGGCGAGCACATCGTCCTGATTCGCATCGACCGCCTGGACGAGCAGCCCGTCACCATGGACGACCTCACGAAAGCCAGCCGCGCCGCCGACGCGCTGTTCGACGAGGCCGACCCCATCCCCGGCGAGTACCGCCTGGAATTCGAGTCCCCCGGTTCCAAACGCCCCCTCACCCGCGCCCGCCACTTCGAGCGCATGCTGGGCCTGAAAGCCAGGGTGAAAAGTGGGGCGCACAACTTCACCGCCCCCATCAAAGCGGTCAGCGGCGACGACGTGACCTTCAGCGTCGGCGGAGAAGACGTTACGGTGAAAGCCAGCGAAATGCAGGCCAACCTGGCCGAATTTCCAGATCGGCACAGATAGGTCTATTGCCCGCAGCGAGTGGCTGGTGGAAAAAAGCCCACAACCTCGACAGGCGGCGCGCCGCGCAATGCCAATACACCGTGTCAACAAAGGAAGAGTGAGATGAGCCAACCGGAAATTAATTTCGCGGATGCCCTGCGTGAAGTCGCGCAGGCCCGCAACATCAACGAGATGCAGCTGATCGAGGCGTTCGAGCAGTCCCTCGCGCAGGCCTACACCCGCAACGTGGAGCCGGACAAACGCATCGAAGTTCACCTCGACCCGCAGTCGGGTGAACTGGAAGTGCTGGTCGTGCGTGAAGTCGTGGAGAAGGTGGAGGACGAGAACCTTCAGATCTCGCTGGCCGACGCGCTGGAACTCGATTCCGGCGTGGAACTGGGCATGGAGATGGAATTCCCGGTCGACCGCGAGAAATTTAGCCGCATTGCGTTGCAGGCCGCCAAGCAGACCCTGACGCAGAAAATGCGCGAAACCGAGCGTAACGTGGTGTTCAACGAGTACAAAGACCGTGAAGGTCAGGTCCTCACGGCGCAGATCGTGCGCAGCGACAACAAAGGTAACTGGTTCGTGGAACTGGGCGCGGGTGAGGCGATTCTGCCGCCGCGCGAGCAGATTCCCGGCGAGAAGCTGACCCCCGGCAACCGCGTCAAGATCTACCTGAAGGAAGTCCGCAAGACGCCCAAAGGCCCCACTATCCTGGCTTCTCGTGCCGACGAGCGGCTGCTGGATTACCTGCTGCGCCAGGAAATTCCCGAAGTGGCGAACGGCATCGTGGAAATCAAGGCCATCGCCCGCGAGGCCGGGCAGCGCAGCAAGGTGGCGGTGTTCAGCCACAACAGCAACGTCGACCCCATCGGCGCGTGCATCGGGCACCGTGGCAACCGCATTCAGGCGGTAACCGGTGAACTCGGGCGCGAGCGCGTGGACGTGATCCTGTGGGACGCCAACACCCGTGAATTCATTCGCAACGCCCTCTCCCCGGCAAAAGTCGGCCTGATCGAAGCCGACAGCGAAAGCCGCGAGGCCGGCGTGACGGTCACGCCGGATCAGCTCAGCCTCGCCATCGGCAAAGGCGGGCAGAACGTGCGCCTGGCCGCGAAACTGACCGGGTTCAAGATCGACCTGCGGGAAACCGCCGCCGTCAGCGACCTGGACGCCGCCATGCAGCAGGCCATGCAGGATGAACAGAGCGGAGGCGAACCGCAAGGCGCGGCGAAA from Deinococcus fonticola encodes the following:
- the nusA gene encoding transcription termination factor NusA is translated as MSQPEINFADALREVAQARNINEMQLIEAFEQSLAQAYTRNVEPDKRIEVHLDPQSGELEVLVVREVVEKVEDENLQISLADALELDSGVELGMEMEFPVDREKFSRIALQAAKQTLTQKMRETERNVVFNEYKDREGQVLTAQIVRSDNKGNWFVELGAGEAILPPREQIPGEKLTPGNRVKIYLKEVRKTPKGPTILASRADERLLDYLLRQEIPEVANGIVEIKAIAREAGQRSKVAVFSHNSNVDPIGACIGHRGNRIQAVTGELGRERVDVILWDANTREFIRNALSPAKVGLIEADSESREAGVTVTPDQLSLAIGKGGQNVRLAAKLTGFKIDLRETAAVSDLDAAMQQAMQDEQSGGEPQGAAKSAFDALFADSKSVATASPDDVQQEE
- a CDS encoding ABC transporter substrate-binding protein, with protein sequence MLKKAVFAALSLSLVAGLAQAATLVYGAGGEPVSLDSGTITDGNSSMPQLLVYDPLVKFKKGTSQLAPGLALQWKPNKDATEWTFFLRPGVKFTDGTPFNADAVVFNVNRWWDRDAPGGAKETGKSFTSWQFIFGGFKGESNSLLKSVRADGANKVVFTLTRPFAPLPETLATSFFGIASPAAVKKAGAKYGTPAALPVGTGPFVMQSWQTGDRIVLTPNKAHWGKKASYDQLVLRFIKDPAARLNELKAGTIDFTTDLNPEQLNAVKSDKNLTPVLVPSFNVGFLSLNMNNTYLKNDKVRRAISMAVNKKAIVEAFWNGLGVTDASFLPPALGWANSKNVPDDYRFDPAAAKKLLAEAGYPNGFSIDLWYMPVSRPYFPTPKPIAEAMAADLSAIGVKVNLKTEDWAKYLDDRNKAPGFDMYMIGWTGPYASPYNFYYTYYGDESSLDSNYRSPKIFELLRQASASSSQAAQARAYSQIHQITYDANVRLPIVHSRPLGATRTYVKGWMPGPSTLLPFEDITIDGKK
- the rimP gene encoding ribosome maturation factor RimP, with translation MNNNPAQNNTENNQKLITLAQEAVQPLGFEVLEVQQQKQGGEHIVLIRIDRLDEQPVTMDDLTKASRAADALFDEADPIPGEYRLEFESPGSKRPLTRARHFERMLGLKARVKSGAHNFTAPIKAVSGDDVTFSVGGEDVTVKASEMQANLAEFPDRHR
- a CDS encoding polysaccharide deacetylase family protein, with amino-acid sequence MSAGRWRAVTAGLLGVTVLSAVLGEVLGRAMGWGALGGGPGSEPNVAVTFDDGPSERTHELLDVLREFGVQATFFVTQPACRAFPAELQATVQAGHQVEAHGRWHTHALLLQPWREWAQVRWHPRIQELRAQEPGFLVTGPLLYRPPYGGHSPFTRLLARLHRRQIALWDVEGRDWLNQSAEILAAQTLAQMRPGSVVLLHDGPQVTPELLRLVLSGLHARGLRAVTLHELRPQRLTWRAGLKRLRRSYGR
- the trhA gene encoding PAQR family membrane homeostasis protein TrhA; amino-acid sequence: MSLQSVLREPVNALTHWAGVLAALLLLLPMLWWADRAGLARWPFTVFLVSMAALYAASAAYHSFRGSERGLLWLRKLDHAGIFLLIAGSYTPVAYSGLHGFWRGGVLYGIWGIALAGIALKLLTMNLPRWISTLLYLGMGWLALALLPQLIRNLPAQAIFWLAAGGLLYTAGAIVYATKRWNPRPGVFGFHEIWHLFVLGGTGAHVVMMFNLR
- a CDS encoding M20 family metallopeptidase — its product is MTQTPETRIPGTQVPAELSQQVIQWRRHLHRHPELSFQEHHTAQFVEEELRRLPHLSVSRPTPTSVLAVLRGQAGPGKTVLLRADMDALPIQEETGLEFTSQNQGVMHACGHDGHTAMLLGAARMLSAHPETLSGEVRFIFQHAEELPPGGAQQLVDAGLMDGVDTVMGIHLMSPVPTGVVVVKGGPLMAAADRFSLKIQGKGGHGAMPNQTIDPVVIAAQIILAFQTIVSRTLDPMDTAVVTVATLEGGQAMNVIPDTVTLGGTVRTFNPEVRTLIPERMEAIAKGITQAHGATYQFDYIQGYRATTNDPEVAAKLQEMVRQVLPEAQLLTNPNPLMGSEDFSAYMTKAPGTFVLIGAGGPDAAPHHHPKFDLDEQALEQGVKLYIGAAHTLTR